A genomic stretch from Chryseobacterium sp. SNU WT5 includes:
- the lysA gene encoding diaminopimelate decarboxylase: MTDKHLIKIAEEFGTPTYVYDAESIKNHYEKLTSSFHKSTRFFYAAKSLTNINILKYIKSLGAGLDCVSINEVKLGLKAGYTPNKILFTPNCVDLFEIEEAMQLKVHINIDNISILEQFGNKYGNSYPIFVRINPHIYAGGNHKISTGHIDSKFGISIHQLRHIERVMKSTNLLVEGLHMHTGSEIKDTDVFLQGLEIMFDLAVHFPDLKYIDMGSGFKVPYQEGDLETDVKTLGKKVEKALADYHQESGRKFELWFEPGKYLVSESGHFLVKSNVIKQTTATVFVGINSGFNHLIRPMFYDSHHIIENLSNPKGAERIYTVVGNICETDTFAWDRKLNEVRESDILVFRNAGAYGFEMSSNFNSRLKPAEVLFLDGKAHLIRKREEFEDLLKNQIEVI; this comes from the coding sequence ATGACTGATAAACATTTAATTAAAATCGCCGAGGAATTCGGAACCCCAACTTATGTATATGATGCAGAGAGCATTAAAAACCATTATGAAAAGCTAACATCCTCTTTTCATAAAAGTACACGGTTTTTCTATGCTGCTAAATCACTGACGAACATTAATATTCTAAAATATATAAAGAGTTTGGGTGCAGGTTTAGATTGTGTTTCTATCAATGAAGTCAAATTAGGTCTAAAAGCAGGTTATACCCCGAACAAAATCCTGTTCACTCCCAACTGTGTTGATCTATTCGAAATTGAGGAGGCAATGCAACTGAAAGTTCATATCAATATCGATAACATCTCCATTCTAGAACAGTTTGGTAACAAATACGGCAACAGCTATCCTATTTTTGTAAGAATCAATCCTCACATTTATGCGGGTGGAAATCATAAAATATCAACAGGCCATATCGATTCTAAATTTGGTATTTCTATCCACCAGCTTCGTCATATCGAAAGAGTAATGAAGTCGACCAACCTTCTGGTTGAAGGACTTCATATGCATACCGGAAGTGAAATAAAAGATACAGATGTTTTCTTGCAAGGTCTAGAAATTATGTTTGATCTGGCGGTACATTTTCCGGATTTAAAATACATCGATATGGGTAGCGGTTTCAAAGTACCGTACCAGGAGGGAGATTTGGAAACCGATGTGAAAACATTAGGAAAAAAAGTAGAAAAAGCACTAGCAGATTATCATCAGGAAAGCGGCCGAAAATTTGAATTGTGGTTTGAACCCGGAAAATATCTAGTGAGTGAAAGTGGCCATTTCCTGGTAAAATCGAACGTTATCAAACAAACAACTGCTACGGTTTTCGTGGGAATTAATTCCGGTTTCAATCATTTAATCCGCCCGATGTTTTACGATTCTCATCATATTATTGAAAATCTATCCAACCCAAAAGGTGCTGAAAGAATTTATACCGTTGTGGGGAACATCTGTGAAACAGATACTTTTGCATGGGACAGAAAATTAAATGAAGTTCGGGAAAGTGATATTTTGGTTTTTAGAAATGCAGGAGCTTATGGATTTGAAATGAGTTCAAATTTTAATTCCCGTTTAAAACCTGCGGAAGTTTTGTTTCTGGATGGGAAAGCACATTTGATCAGAAAAAGAGAAGAATTTGAAGATCTGTTGAAAAACCAAATTGAAGTCATATAA
- the miaB gene encoding tRNA (N6-isopentenyl adenosine(37)-C2)-methylthiotransferase MiaB → MQEKYIDETKQGEAFGIAEKPENSKKLFLESYGCQMNFSDSEIVASILNEQGYNTTLLPEEADLILLNTCSIREKAEQTVRMRLAQFKNLKKEKPNLTVGVLGCMAERLKTKFLEEEQLVDLVVGPDAYRDLPNLLKETEGGRDAINVILSKDETYADINPVRLGGNGVTAFVTITRGCDNMCTFCVVPFTRGRERSRDPHSIIKECEDLWNNGYREITLLGQNVDSYLWFGGGAKKDFKKATEMQQLTAVNFAQLMEMVAIAVPKMRIRFSTSNPHDMSTEVFKVMAKYDNICKYVHLPVQSGSDRMLEKMNRQHTRAEYLTLINKAKELIPEVSFSQDMIIGFCGETEEDHQLTLSLMREVEYDYGYMFSYSERPGTPAEKRMEDDIPADVKQRRLAEVIALQGELSRKRMQGYVGRNHEVLIEGTSRKNENQWKGRNSQNAVCVFDKLEGQKLGDLVTVFVHGNTQGTLLARTV, encoded by the coding sequence GTGCAAGAAAAATATATAGACGAAACGAAACAAGGCGAAGCGTTTGGCATCGCCGAAAAACCCGAAAACTCTAAAAAATTATTTTTAGAAAGTTATGGTTGCCAAATGAATTTCTCTGATTCTGAGATTGTTGCTTCAATTCTTAATGAACAAGGTTACAATACTACTTTACTACCGGAAGAAGCAGATTTAATTCTATTAAATACCTGCTCGATCCGAGAAAAAGCAGAACAAACGGTAAGAATGCGACTTGCACAATTCAAAAATCTGAAGAAAGAAAAACCAAATTTAACCGTCGGCGTTCTGGGTTGCATGGCCGAACGTTTGAAAACTAAATTTTTAGAAGAAGAACAGTTAGTTGATCTGGTTGTTGGACCGGATGCATACAGAGATTTACCCAATCTATTAAAAGAAACAGAAGGAGGCCGAGATGCCATCAACGTTATTTTATCGAAAGATGAAACTTACGCAGATATTAATCCTGTTCGTTTAGGTGGAAATGGAGTTACAGCTTTTGTAACAATCACCAGAGGTTGCGATAATATGTGTACATTTTGCGTGGTGCCATTTACTCGAGGTCGTGAGCGCAGCCGCGATCCACATTCTATTATTAAAGAGTGCGAAGATCTTTGGAACAATGGCTACAGAGAAATTACCCTTCTTGGTCAAAACGTAGATTCTTATTTATGGTTTGGTGGAGGTGCTAAAAAAGACTTTAAAAAAGCAACTGAAATGCAACAGTTAACAGCGGTAAATTTCGCTCAGTTGATGGAAATGGTTGCAATTGCAGTTCCCAAAATGAGAATCAGATTCTCCACCTCCAACCCTCACGATATGAGTACCGAAGTATTCAAAGTGATGGCCAAATATGATAATATCTGCAAATACGTTCACCTCCCGGTACAAAGTGGAAGTGATAGAATGTTGGAAAAAATGAACCGCCAGCATACCCGTGCAGAATATTTGACTTTAATTAATAAAGCAAAAGAACTCATTCCTGAAGTTTCTTTTTCACAGGATATGATCATCGGATTTTGTGGAGAAACAGAAGAAGATCACCAGTTAACATTAAGCTTAATGCGAGAAGTAGAGTACGACTATGGTTATATGTTCTCTTATTCTGAAAGACCAGGAACTCCCGCAGAAAAAAGAATGGAAGATGATATTCCAGCTGATGTTAAACAAAGAAGATTGGCGGAAGTCATCGCTTTACAAGGCGAACTTTCCCGAAAAAGAATGCAGGGTTATGTGGGCAGAAATCACGAAGTTTTAATTGAAGGAACTTCCAGAAAGAATGAAAACCAGTGGAAAGGGCGTAATTCCCAAAATGCTGTTTGTGTTTTTGATAAACTCGAGGGTCAGAAATTAGGTGATCTTGTGACCGTTTTCGTTCATGGAAATACGCAGGGAACACTTTTAGCGAGAACAGTGTAG
- a CDS encoding sigma-54 interaction domain-containing protein, protein MTDLQSIKTRFGIIGNYPVLNRALQKAIQVAPTDISVLVMGESGVGKEFIPKIIHGESRRKHQPYIVVNCGAIPEGTIDSELFGHEKGAFTGATSTRKGYFEVADGGTIFLDEVGELPLQTQVRLLRVLESGEFMKVGSSQVQKTNVRIVAATNVNMMSAINDGRFREDLYYRLNTVQIDMPALRERKGDIHLLFRKFAIDFAEKYRMPELVLSDDAVNYLENYAFPGNVRQLRNLVEQMTVVEQDRSINSVKLAEYIPMQSKLPAVIQKGGGISSNEFNSEREIMYKILFDMRNDLNDLKSLTSELIKNRGNADFSHQEKNLMNRVFTPDASTQNPNSMLYFENQNQYQNPTIISKNDEEYDDVEDIEIEETKADSLSLQNNERELIVKALDKHKGRRNKAADELGISQRTLYRKIKQYNLED, encoded by the coding sequence ATGACAGATTTACAATCCATAAAGACACGCTTCGGAATTATCGGAAATTATCCGGTGCTAAACCGTGCTTTGCAGAAAGCAATTCAGGTAGCACCAACAGATATCTCTGTTTTGGTGATGGGAGAAAGTGGTGTGGGAAAAGAATTTATCCCCAAAATAATCCATGGTGAGTCCCGAAGAAAACATCAACCCTATATCGTTGTAAACTGTGGTGCAATCCCCGAAGGAACCATAGACTCAGAATTATTTGGCCACGAAAAGGGAGCCTTTACCGGTGCAACTTCTACTCGAAAAGGATATTTCGAAGTTGCAGATGGCGGAACGATCTTTTTAGATGAAGTGGGTGAACTGCCTTTGCAAACGCAAGTGCGATTGCTTAGAGTTTTAGAAAGTGGCGAATTTATGAAAGTTGGCTCTTCACAAGTTCAAAAAACAAATGTTCGGATCGTTGCAGCAACCAATGTCAATATGATGAGTGCCATTAATGATGGAAGATTTCGTGAAGATTTGTATTATCGATTGAACACGGTACAAATCGACATGCCGGCATTGCGGGAAAGAAAAGGAGATATTCATTTGCTCTTTAGAAAGTTTGCAATTGATTTTGCAGAAAAATACAGAATGCCAGAATTGGTTTTAAGTGACGATGCAGTTAACTATTTAGAAAATTATGCGTTCCCAGGGAACGTTCGGCAGTTGCGAAATCTGGTTGAACAAATGACTGTTGTAGAACAGGACCGAAGTATAAACTCGGTAAAATTAGCCGAGTACATTCCCATGCAATCAAAGCTCCCGGCAGTGATTCAGAAAGGAGGTGGTATCTCATCGAACGAATTTAATTCTGAAAGAGAAATCATGTACAAAATCCTGTTTGACATGAGAAATGACCTCAATGATTTAAAATCACTAACTTCGGAATTGATTAAAAACAGAGGAAACGCCGATTTTAGCCATCAAGAAAAAAATCTGATGAACCGCGTTTTCACGCCGGATGCTTCAACTCAGAATCCAAACTCGATGCTCTATTTTGAAAATCAAAACCAATATCAAAATCCTACCATTATTTCCAAAAACGACGAAGAATATGATGATGTAGAAGATATTGAAATTGAAGAAACAAAAGCAGATTCTCTTTCCTTACAAAACAATGAAAGAGAACTAATTGTAAAAGCTTTAGATAAGCACAAAGGGAGAAGAAATAAAGCGGCGGATGAATTGGGGATTTCCCAAAGAACACTTTACAGAAAAATAAAACAATATAATTTAGAAGACTAA
- a CDS encoding LptE family protein has product MKKFQRENSEIKNSLKILSFFALFLLFTGCYSFTNVNLDSRYETIQIKDFPNNSALMNPNLAQQFSTDIQNRFLQRANLKGTTEKPHILIEGEITDYAITPTTISSSVNAPGGNIQAAQNKLTITVKVHYENSIEPEKSFDRVYSDEAVFSSDLDINTIETSQVKLVNERIINKIFNDIVANW; this is encoded by the coding sequence ATGAAGAAATTTCAGCGCGAAAATTCCGAAATCAAGAATAGTCTGAAAATACTTTCTTTTTTCGCTCTTTTTTTACTGTTCACGGGATGCTATTCTTTTACGAATGTCAATTTAGACAGTCGGTATGAAACTATTCAGATCAAGGATTTTCCTAATAATTCGGCATTGATGAACCCTAATTTGGCTCAGCAATTTTCGACTGATATTCAAAACAGGTTCTTGCAGAGAGCCAATTTAAAAGGAACTACCGAAAAACCTCATATTTTAATTGAGGGTGAGATCACAGACTATGCAATTACGCCCACAACTATTTCATCTTCGGTGAACGCACCAGGCGGAAACATTCAGGCAGCTCAAAATAAACTGACCATTACAGTCAAGGTACACTATGAAAATTCAATAGAGCCAGAAAAAAGTTTTGACAGAGTATATTCTGATGAGGCTGTTTTCAGTAGCGATTTAGATATTAACACCATCGAAACTTCACAAGTTAAATTGGTGAATGAGAGAATTATCAATAAAATTTTTAATGATATTGTAGCCAATTGGTAA
- a CDS encoding DUF4126 domain-containing protein, translated as MLDTIPYLPYLLSAFMGIGLAAATGFRVFLPMFAVSLASYLGWIPMNESFQWLAGLPVLITTAIATIVEIMAYYIPFIDHLLDTISVPLATVAGSVMFASQFADMGTFPQWALALIAGGGTAAAISSGFAGTRVASTATTGGLGNSVVATTETAGAGIMSFLALAAPVIAFIATIILVVIVLILGKKLWRKFRNIKTDRSAKIIKVQAVDRKDIE; from the coding sequence ATGCTGGATACTATACCGTATTTACCTTATCTACTCAGTGCCTTTATGGGCATTGGTTTAGCTGCTGCAACAGGATTTCGGGTTTTCTTACCTATGTTTGCCGTGAGTCTTGCATCTTATCTAGGATGGATTCCCATGAATGAAAGTTTTCAGTGGTTAGCAGGCTTGCCGGTTTTGATCACTACTGCAATTGCTACGATTGTTGAGATTATGGCGTATTACATTCCATTTATTGATCATCTTTTAGATACAATTTCAGTACCGCTTGCAACGGTTGCCGGTTCCGTAATGTTCGCTAGTCAATTTGCAGATATGGGAACTTTTCCACAATGGGCTTTGGCTTTGATTGCAGGAGGAGGAACAGCCGCAGCGATCAGTTCTGGTTTTGCCGGAACACGGGTTGCGTCTACAGCTACTACAGGAGGACTGGGCAACTCGGTTGTGGCAACAACTGAAACTGCTGGTGCAGGGATTATGTCGTTTCTTGCGTTAGCAGCTCCGGTCATCGCCTTTATTGCTACGATCATTTTAGTTGTGATTGTATTGATATTAGGAAAAAAGCTCTGGCGGAAATTTAGAAACATTAAAACAGATCGGAGCGCAAAAATTATTAAGGTTCAAGCGGTTGATCGAAAAGATATAGAATGA
- the rnpA gene encoding ribonuclease P protein component, with protein MSDFKFPREEKLKHKKEIGLLFEKGKWKTCENIRIITLNLDKKPQEDFTFDNQKVGVSVSKKHFKKAHDRNRIKRLLRECYRLNKDLFVSKFGSNSLSMVFWISSKEPEHFKIVEENFLKLCESVK; from the coding sequence ATGAGTGATTTCAAATTTCCGAGAGAAGAAAAACTGAAACATAAGAAAGAAATAGGTCTTCTTTTCGAAAAAGGGAAATGGAAGACTTGTGAGAATATTAGAATTATTACGCTTAATTTAGATAAAAAACCACAAGAAGATTTTACTTTTGACAACCAAAAGGTTGGAGTTTCTGTGTCTAAAAAGCATTTTAAAAAAGCCCACGATCGTAACAGAATTAAGAGATTGTTGCGGGAATGCTATCGATTAAATAAAGACCTGTTTGTTAGTAAGTTTGGCTCAAATTCGTTGTCTATGGTCTTTTGGATTTCCAGTAAAGAACCTGAACATTTCAAGATCGTAGAAGAAAATTTCTTAAAGCTTTGTGAATCAGTTAAATAA
- a CDS encoding ThiF family adenylyltransferase: protein MNNDWLERTELLIKESGLHKLQKANLLVVGLGGVGSFAAEFLARAGVGKMTIVDGDTVDMTNINRQLPALNSTIGKPKVELVGERLLDINPNLDLTEINQFLHPEDMEAIFENQTFNYVLDCIDSVSPKVNLILSARRRKVKIVSCMGAGGKMDPAKVLVRDIHKTQSCHLAKQVRKRLKKENIDKGVRCVFSSEIQDEESLKLTDGTNFKRSFYGTISYIPAIFGLYAAAEVINYLIKKDE, encoded by the coding sequence ATGAATAACGACTGGCTCGAAAGAACAGAATTGCTGATTAAGGAAAGCGGCTTACATAAACTGCAAAAAGCAAATCTTTTAGTGGTAGGTTTAGGTGGTGTTGGCTCCTTCGCTGCCGAATTTTTAGCGAGAGCAGGAGTTGGTAAAATGACTATTGTTGATGGAGATACGGTTGACATGACCAACATCAACCGACAGTTGCCAGCCTTAAATTCTACGATTGGAAAACCGAAAGTTGAATTGGTAGGCGAACGGCTTTTAGATATAAATCCAAATTTGGATCTAACAGAAATTAATCAATTTCTCCATCCTGAGGATATGGAAGCTATTTTTGAAAATCAAACGTTCAATTATGTTCTGGATTGTATTGATAGTGTTTCGCCAAAAGTTAATCTTATTTTGAGCGCCAGAAGGCGAAAAGTGAAAATCGTAAGCTGTATGGGAGCTGGTGGGAAAATGGACCCCGCCAAAGTGTTGGTTCGCGATATTCACAAAACGCAAAGTTGCCATCTTGCCAAACAAGTTAGAAAACGCTTGAAGAAGGAAAATATAGATAAAGGCGTACGTTGTGTTTTTTCTTCTGAAATTCAGGATGAAGAAAGTTTAAAATTAACAGATGGAACGAATTTTAAAAGATCTTTTTATGGTACGATCAGTTATATACCAGCGATCTTTGGTTTGTATGCTGCTGCGGAAGTCATTAATTATTTAATAAAAAAAGATGAGTGA
- a CDS encoding TatD family hydrolase produces the protein MTFFDFHHHQLTKHSGIYNLHLNQTPPDGCYSAGIHPALSEGITELQFEWLSEVTQLSRCLAIGECGLDGLSKIEDEVQEKIFKWQIELANERNKPLIIHCVRRFSQLLHFKKMAKVPMVIHGYNKRKSIGVELQKHDFYLSFGKSVLQNVNLQEFVKDFPCEKLFLETDDSDIDLQLIYQKVADLKNIKIENLIKQIEENLKIFNIPL, from the coding sequence ATGACTTTTTTTGATTTTCACCATCATCAATTAACGAAGCATTCGGGGATTTATAATCTTCATTTGAACCAAACACCACCAGACGGTTGTTATTCTGCAGGGATTCATCCTGCTTTAAGTGAGGGTATTACCGAACTGCAATTTGAGTGGTTATCGGAGGTCACTCAACTTTCGAGGTGTTTAGCAATCGGGGAATGCGGTTTAGATGGTTTGAGTAAAATTGAAGATGAAGTACAGGAAAAAATATTTAAGTGGCAGATTGAACTGGCCAATGAAAGAAACAAACCTTTAATTATTCATTGTGTTCGAAGGTTTTCGCAGTTGCTTCATTTTAAAAAGATGGCAAAGGTTCCAATGGTGATTCACGGCTATAACAAAAGAAAATCCATTGGTGTAGAATTACAAAAACATGATTTTTATTTAAGTTTTGGAAAATCCGTTTTGCAAAATGTAAATTTGCAGGAATTTGTAAAAGATTTTCCCTGCGAAAAATTATTTCTAGAGACCGATGATTCTGATATTGATCTTCAATTAATTTATCAAAAAGTAGCAGATTTGAAAAATATAAAAATAGAAAATCTCATTAAACAAATTGAAGAAAATCTAAAAATTTTTAATATTCCCCTTTAA